Proteins encoded in a region of the Streptomyces akebiae genome:
- a CDS encoding PAS domain S-box protein gives MDNFVSVTRARHAEVGERERCRCGGRRERDGGPSVVEERFRGLLEAAPDAMVIVDDTGTIRLVNAQTEALFGYRREELLGRPVELLIPHRFRDHHTRHRGGYAANRQVRPMGAGLELHGLRQDGTEFPVEISLSPLETADGLLVSAAVRDVSDRKAAERRINELAALVESSQDAILAKTLDGHITYWNAAAQRLYGYTAEQAIGRHMSFLAPMDRRHEVSALMERLRQGEKVEHFETLRLTRAGALLDVDVTLWPTRDTDGTVVGACAIVRDISDRKRAEAELTALYEQQRHIALTLQRSLMGTPPAIAGLATASRYRPATQGAGVGGDWFDLIPLGAGRVGVLIGDVMGRGLDAAAVMGQLRSAAHALAKTGMQPRQLMQALDTCVADLDVPDQLVTCCYLVIAPDTGTVTVCSAGHLPTLIASPGDRVRRLTTPVNAPLGVGGILYQQSCEQIPPGATLVLYTDGLVETPGSDIDDHIGELVSSLDGFFVHDSCLEAAADHVLARLLPDAESHNDDVTLLLAQLPAAPLASVTTDLPAVPSSVPEGREFLTKALASWGCVGSADHALLLLSETLTNAVQHAEGPIGLQVCRTDTDLTVEVSDSSPQLPQPRLAAEDEESGRGLHLVRALSDSWGVRPTDDGKTTWFTLKL, from the coding sequence ATGGACAACTTCGTCTCGGTGACGCGGGCACGGCACGCCGAGGTCGGCGAGCGGGAGCGCTGCCGATGCGGTGGGCGACGGGAACGAGACGGTGGACCGAGCGTGGTCGAGGAGCGGTTCCGAGGGCTGCTGGAGGCCGCGCCGGACGCCATGGTCATCGTCGACGACACCGGAACCATCCGACTGGTCAATGCCCAGACGGAGGCTCTCTTCGGCTACCGGCGCGAGGAACTGCTCGGCCGCCCGGTCGAGTTGCTCATCCCGCACCGCTTCCGTGACCATCACACCCGGCACCGAGGCGGTTACGCCGCCAACCGGCAGGTGCGCCCGATGGGCGCCGGACTGGAGTTGCACGGCCTGCGCCAGGACGGCACCGAGTTCCCGGTCGAGATCAGCCTCAGTCCCCTGGAGACCGCGGACGGACTGCTGGTGTCCGCCGCCGTCCGGGACGTCAGCGACCGCAAGGCCGCCGAGCGGCGCATCAACGAACTGGCCGCGCTCGTCGAGTCGTCCCAGGACGCCATCCTCGCCAAGACCCTCGACGGCCACATCACCTACTGGAACGCCGCCGCCCAGCGGCTGTACGGCTACACGGCCGAGCAGGCCATCGGTCGCCACATGTCGTTCCTCGCCCCGATGGACCGCAGGCACGAGGTCAGCGCGCTCATGGAACGGCTGCGGCAGGGCGAGAAGGTGGAGCACTTCGAGACCCTGCGCCTCACCCGGGCGGGGGCCCTGCTGGACGTCGACGTCACGCTGTGGCCGACCAGGGACACCGACGGCACGGTCGTCGGGGCCTGCGCCATCGTCCGGGACATCAGTGACCGCAAGCGTGCGGAGGCCGAACTCACCGCCCTGTACGAGCAGCAGCGGCACATCGCGCTCACCCTGCAGCGCAGCCTGATGGGTACCCCGCCCGCGATCGCCGGGCTGGCCACCGCGAGCCGCTATCGTCCCGCCACCCAGGGCGCGGGCGTGGGCGGCGACTGGTTCGACCTGATCCCGCTGGGGGCGGGCCGGGTCGGGGTGCTGATCGGTGACGTCATGGGCCGTGGCCTGGATGCGGCCGCCGTGATGGGCCAGTTGCGGTCCGCCGCACACGCGCTCGCCAAGACCGGTATGCAGCCACGTCAGTTGATGCAGGCCCTCGACACCTGCGTGGCCGACCTCGACGTCCCCGATCAGCTCGTCACCTGCTGCTACCTGGTCATCGCCCCCGACACGGGCACCGTGACCGTCTGTTCGGCCGGCCATCTGCCGACGCTCATCGCCTCCCCCGGCGATCGCGTCCGCCGGCTCACCACACCCGTCAACGCGCCCCTCGGTGTCGGCGGCATCCTCTACCAGCAGTCCTGCGAGCAGATCCCGCCGGGCGCCACGCTCGTCCTCTACACGGACGGTCTGGTCGAGACCCCCGGCAGCGACATCGACGACCACATCGGTGAACTCGTCTCCTCCCTCGACGGGTTCTTCGTCCACGACTCGTGCCTGGAGGCCGCCGCCGACCATGTGCTCGCACGGCTGCTGCCCGACGCCGAGAGCCACAACGACGACGTCACGCTGCTCCTCGCCCAGCTGCCGGCGGCCCCGCTGGCGTCCGTCACCACCGATCTGCCCGCCGTGCCCTCGTCGGTGCCCGAGGGCCGCGAGTTCCTCACCAAGGCTCTCGCCTCCTGGGGCTGCGTCGGATCGGCGGACCACGCACTGCTGCTGCTCTCCGAGACCCTGACGAACGCCGTCCAGCACGCCGAGGGCCCCATCGGTCTCCAGGTGTGCCGGACCGACACGGACCTGACGGTCGAGGTCAGCGACAGCAGTCCCCAACTGCCCCAGCCGCGCCTCGCGGCCGAGGACGAGGAGTCGGGACGTGGTCTGCACCTGGTCCGCGCGCTCTCCGACAGCTGGGGAGTGCGCCCCACGGACGACGGGAAGACCACCTGGTTCACGCTCAAGCTGTGA